One genomic window of Conger conger chromosome 7, fConCon1.1, whole genome shotgun sequence includes the following:
- the LOC133133744 gene encoding F-box only protein 40-like, which translates to MRRHNRSVVRLHRHCETCYSQRCRAPVEISVSCITISCRLLCGAVFHLCKEEEHKLLCPNEKVPCLNAHYGCPFTMVRSKQAQHLEVCPASVVCCSLEWNRWPLEEANAIFYDNILKEQHSEEQLDLSMALRDQKHLCERLKMKTFFPELMEDVEEPEQEEDTGEVDLEDGEPGASVPQGEARGCNLNRVGSEPEETDNKNAENGVDANSYNRWESMFSMEKGGCKQAAKAAADKKCNEEKEKKESPKNGPHIQEEAPEERDKVETVIPPDDFTKMGLAPWHDGVLERLGKEVNPREFNMYVVHHGRMLIRFGQMPACTPREKDFVYGSLEPIAVQTLRSFDVPTSYREKRIHRKDPSKRAASENKSLDTLDLGLTQEDIPRMDEITATLMCYAEREIRGHKISESVGTDGLWVDIGTQTYDFSSAPFKSDAILAKVTADRPVKLHVQISTEPATSRHNKSSSVFTFLCGHFFRRDEFRSHFKNVHLDIQSGLNGWFEQRCPLAYLGCTYSQKRFQPSTHRAIVTYNQVLSTFTLRPEVSPSLYQGIQTVIPERKHARNLDSLSRLPFEVLVHIAGLLDSFTLTQLALVSRLMRDVCETHLQKRGMVSLMWEKKTYTHRRSCWKSKKVWHFSNLFSSVKRWHFGDVPSMSEHLKRCLFYQTEEKKEPVALASMSNTKAESQERQSLVTLFLGNK; encoded by the exons ATG AGAAGACATAACAGGTCTGTGGTACGTCTGCACAGGCACTGCGAGACATGCTATAGCCAGCGCTGCAGGGCCCCCGTGGAGATCTCAGTCTCTTGTATAACCATCAGCTGCCGCCTGCTCTGTGGCGCTGTCTTCCACCTGTGCAAGGAGGAGGAGCACAAGCTCCTCTGCCCCAATGAGAAGGTGCCCTGCCTCAATGCCCACTATGGCTGCCCCTTCACCATGGTTCGCTCCAAACAGGCCCAGCACCTGGAGGTATGCCCGGCCAGTGTGGTctgctgctccctggagtgGAACCGCTGGCCCTTGGAGGAGGCTAATGCAATCTTCTATGACAATATCCTGAAGGAGCAGCACTCTGAGGAGCAGCTGGACCTCTCCATGGCACTCAGAGACCAGAAGCACCTGTGTGAGAGGCTGAAGATGAAGACATTCTTCCCTGAACTGATGGAGGATGTAGAAGAACCTGAGCAGGAGGAGGACACTGGAGAGGTCGACCTTGAAGATGGAGAGCCGGGGGCTTCAGTGCCACAAGGTGAGGCACGAGGCTGCAACCTTAACAGGGTTGGATCAGAGCCAGAAGAGACCGACAACAAGAATGCAGAGAACGGGGTGGATGCAAACAGTTACAATCGTTGGGAGTCCATGTTCAGCATGGAGAAGGGAGGTTGCAAGCAAGCCGCTAAAGCTGCCGCTGATAAGAAATGcaatgaagaaaaagaaaaaaaggaaagcccAAAAAATGGCCCTCATATCCAAGAAGAAGCACCAGAGGAAAGGGACAAAGTTGAAACAGTCATACCCCCTGATGACTTCACTAAGATGGGATTGGCTCCCTGGCATGATGGGGTCCTGGAAAGGCTGGGGAAAGAGGTAAATCCCAGAGAGTTCAACATGTATGTGGTGCACCACGGCCGCATGTTGATTCGCTTTGGCCAGATGCCCGCCTGCACACCCAGGGAAAAGGACTTTGTCTACGGCAGCCTGGAACCTATAGCCGTCCAGACTCTCCGCTCTTTCGACGTCCCAACAAGCTACAGGGAGAAGCGCATCCATCGTAAAGACCCATCCAAGAGGGCAgccagtgaaaacaaaagcctggATACTTTAGACTTGGGCCTCACCCAGGAAGACATCCCCAGAATGGATGAAATCACTGCCACCCTGATGTGCTATGCAGAAAGGGAGATAAGGGGACACAAAATCTCTGAGTCCGTAGGGACTGATGGCCTGTGGGTGGACATTGGGACTCAAACCTATGACTTCTCCTCTGCGCCATTCAAGAGTGATGCCATCCTCGCCAAAGTTACAGCTGACAGGCCCGTGAAGCTGCATGTGCAGATCAGCACAGAGCCTGCCACAAGCAGGCACAACAAATCCAGCTCTGTGTTTACGTTCCTGTGTGGCCATTTCTTCCGGCGGGATGAGTTCCGCTCACACTTCAAGAATGTTCACTTGGACATCCAGTCAGGCCTGAACGGCTGGTTCGAGCAGCGCTGCCCCCTGGCATACCTTGGCTGCACTTACAGTCAAAAAAGATTCCAGCCTTCCACCCACAGAGCCATAGTTACCTACAACCAGGTGCTTAGCACCTTTACCCTCAGACCAGAGGTCTCACCCTCACTATATCAGGGAATTCAAACTGTCATCCCGGAAAGGAAGCATGCCCGAAATTTGGACTCACTCAGTAGACTGCCCTTTGAAGTCCTGGTGCACATTGCTGGCTTGTTGGACAGTTTCACTCTGACGCAGCTGGCCCTGGTCTCCAGGCTAATGAGAGATGTCTGCGAGACACACCTGCAGAAGAGGGGCATGGTCTCCTTGATGTGGGAGAAaaagacatacactcacagaaggTCCTGCTGGAAATCCAAAAAG GTGTGGCATTTCAGCAATCTCTTCTCCTCAGTGAAAAGATGGCACTTTGGAGATGTTCCCTCTATGTCTGAGCACCTGAAGCGTTGTCTGTTCTACCAGACTGAGGAGAAGAAGGAACCAGTGGCCTTGGCCAGTATGTCTAACACCAAAGCTGAATCTCAGGAACGCCAAAGTTTGGTCACCTTGTTTCTTGGAAACAAGTGA